The Pseudomonas kermanshahensis genome includes a window with the following:
- a CDS encoding shikimate dehydrogenase family protein produces the protein MHPLITGKTRIYGLIGDPLKSAKSPMLLNRLFAEAQSDAVCIPLEVGTQGLAEFVKGARTIRNLAGLLVTMPHKQTMLEVVDILHPTARQIGAINVVRCDKDGRWEGAVFDGLGCVLGMQRQGVSLHGKSVLLVGAGGSGRAIAFAVAAAGARSLTISDLDPLRAADLAQIAGKEGACNVQAGPPDPTGHDIVINATPLGMNPDDPMPIEATLLNPATVVVDIITRAEPTALLIEAQTRGCKTLDGQPMHVGQALLALSFLGFEDIERRYSTGL, from the coding sequence ATGCATCCACTCATCACCGGCAAAACGCGCATCTATGGATTGATAGGTGATCCGCTCAAGAGCGCCAAATCGCCAATGCTGCTGAATAGGCTATTCGCCGAAGCACAGTCTGACGCCGTCTGCATTCCATTGGAGGTCGGTACGCAGGGCCTGGCCGAGTTCGTAAAAGGCGCGCGCACAATCCGCAACCTCGCCGGACTACTGGTCACCATGCCGCACAAGCAAACCATGCTTGAAGTCGTAGACATTCTTCACCCTACCGCGCGCCAGATCGGCGCAATCAATGTGGTTCGCTGCGACAAGGACGGTCGCTGGGAGGGAGCCGTGTTCGATGGGCTCGGCTGCGTACTGGGCATGCAGCGTCAGGGTGTTTCTCTACACGGGAAATCAGTTCTCCTGGTCGGAGCAGGGGGCTCGGGAAGGGCCATCGCTTTCGCCGTTGCCGCTGCTGGCGCCCGCTCACTGACCATTTCAGATTTGGATCCGCTCCGCGCCGCTGACTTGGCGCAAATCGCTGGCAAAGAAGGGGCGTGCAACGTACAAGCAGGGCCTCCAGATCCTACAGGTCATGACATCGTTATCAATGCTACCCCGCTTGGCATGAACCCTGATGATCCGATGCCAATAGAAGCAACGCTGCTGAACCCAGCCACGGTGGTGGTCGACATCATCACTCGAGCCGAGCCGACCGCTTTATTAATTGAGGCACAAACACGCGGATGCAAAACCCTTGACGGCCAGCCCATGCACGTAGGCCAGGCCTTGCTGGCTCTTAGTTTCTTGGGTTTTGAAGACATCGAGCGCCGTTACTCGACGGGATTGTAG
- a CDS encoding IclR family transcriptional regulator: MSHIGRYFNTLELLLSHPGGLALSEISEQTQVAMATAHRILSALRERGYVYQDEQDHYCLTLKIPSMGVNYITETGFARIMQPLLNELASETGEHVRLAEVAEDHLTWVLQATKNNRGLQYRRALDEKIIPHTTAAGKAWLSTMRDERAMRILAAWDIENSREYAGPNARVSIRDIFDDIALIRKEGHAVVREEGEVGVCVVAVPVFDPSRSSNSAPVATLSIAGPIARMREETLDAHIEHLKRSATRVGECWSLWTSVSGGDS; the protein is encoded by the coding sequence TTGTCACATATAGGCCGCTACTTCAATACTCTGGAACTGCTCCTTTCCCATCCAGGCGGCCTCGCCCTGTCTGAAATCAGTGAACAGACTCAAGTGGCGATGGCCACGGCTCACCGTATATTGAGCGCCCTGCGGGAAAGAGGCTACGTTTACCAGGACGAGCAGGACCATTACTGCCTGACGCTGAAAATCCCCAGCATGGGCGTGAACTACATCACTGAAACTGGGTTTGCCAGGATCATGCAACCTTTGCTCAACGAACTAGCCAGCGAAACCGGCGAGCATGTTCGCCTGGCGGAAGTTGCAGAGGATCATCTGACTTGGGTATTGCAGGCCACGAAAAATAACAGGGGCCTTCAATACCGCCGCGCCCTAGACGAAAAAATCATTCCCCATACCACTGCGGCAGGCAAAGCATGGCTCTCCACTATGCGTGATGAGCGCGCCATGCGCATTCTCGCCGCCTGGGATATCGAGAATAGCCGAGAATATGCAGGGCCCAACGCACGCGTTTCGATTCGCGACATTTTTGATGACATCGCACTGATTCGCAAAGAGGGGCATGCGGTAGTACGAGAAGAAGGCGAAGTGGGCGTGTGCGTCGTGGCAGTGCCTGTATTCGACCCCTCACGATCAAGCAACTCAGCCCCGGTGGCAACTCTTAGCATCGCCGGCCCCATTGCACGCATGCGCGAGGAAACCTTGGATGCTCATATTGAACACTTGAAACGTTCGGCCACCAGGGTGGGAGAGTGCTGGTCTCTGTGGA
- a CDS encoding DUF6434 domain-containing protein, with amino-acid sequence MSVDWHAGPITRSTPLDKHYRSTQKVRRFLTDECGSAFKFDRAFMAWIKSGEPLTIGDVADGWIRTHL; translated from the coding sequence ATGAGCGTTGACTGGCACGCAGGGCCGATCACCAGAAGCACCCCGCTGGACAAACACTACCGGAGCACGCAAAAAGTTCGACGGTTCCTGACGGATGAGTGCGGAAGCGCATTCAAGTTTGATCGCGCCTTCATGGCCTGGATCAAGAGCGGCGAGCCGTTGACGATCGGCGACGTGGCTGACGGGTGGATACGTACCCATCTTTGA
- a CDS encoding OprD family porin produces the protein MFFVLPFLSTAVCVQATEAGFIGESTAALALRNFYINRNFVSDAATQGKAEEWSQAFIMSYKSGFTQGPVGFGVDALGLFAVKLDSGRGTRGTQLLPIHDDGRAADDYGRLAIAGKARFSSTELKVGEWMPTLPILRSDDGRSLPQTFRGAQITSREIENVTLYGGQFRANSPRNDASMEDMFLAQKPGVTSDRFNFLGGEYTFNDKRTMLGVWGAELKDIYSQQMVQLTHSQSVGDWTLGANLQWFTGKDEGRSLAGDLDNRTGSGLFFAKYGANTFYIGLQKVSGQDGWMKVNGTSGGSLANDSFNSSYENANERSWQLRHDYNFTALGVPGLTLMNRYIKGSGIHVGTENDAEEWGRESELAYVFQSGALKDLNVKWRNSTLRRAWGTNTSFNENRLIINYPLSLF, from the coding sequence ATGTTTTTTGTTCTGCCGTTTCTCAGTACGGCAGTCTGCGTGCAGGCAACCGAGGCTGGATTCATAGGGGAATCAACTGCTGCGCTGGCACTACGTAATTTTTACATTAATCGTAACTTTGTCAGCGACGCTGCCACTCAAGGCAAAGCAGAAGAGTGGAGTCAAGCTTTTATCATGAGTTATAAGTCGGGCTTCACCCAAGGGCCGGTGGGCTTTGGCGTTGACGCCCTGGGGCTGTTCGCCGTGAAGTTAGACAGTGGGCGTGGCACCCGAGGAACACAATTGCTGCCCATTCATGATGATGGCCGCGCGGCCGATGATTACGGGCGTTTGGCAATTGCAGGTAAAGCGCGGTTCTCTTCTACAGAGCTCAAGGTCGGCGAATGGATGCCTACGCTGCCAATCTTGCGTTCAGATGACGGCCGGTCGTTACCCCAGACGTTCCGCGGTGCACAGATTACTTCTCGAGAAATCGAAAATGTTACCCTCTACGGCGGGCAATTCCGTGCTAACAGCCCGCGAAATGATGCCAGCATGGAGGATATGTTCCTCGCGCAGAAACCGGGCGTCACCTCTGATCGGTTCAACTTCCTGGGTGGCGAGTATACGTTCAATGACAAGCGGACGATGCTCGGCGTGTGGGGGGCTGAGTTGAAAGATATCTATAGTCAGCAGATGGTGCAGCTCACCCATAGCCAATCCGTTGGCGACTGGACGCTGGGTGCCAATTTACAATGGTTCACTGGTAAGGATGAGGGGCGATCTCTGGCGGGAGATCTTGATAACCGTACAGGGTCTGGGTTGTTTTTCGCCAAGTATGGTGCAAACACATTTTATATCGGGTTGCAAAAGGTCTCTGGTCAGGACGGTTGGATGAAAGTCAACGGCACGTCGGGTGGCTCACTGGCCAATGACAGCTTTAACTCTAGCTACGAAAATGCTAATGAGCGCTCTTGGCAGTTGCGACATGATTATAATTTCACGGCACTGGGCGTGCCCGGGCTGACCCTTATGAACCGGTACATCAAGGGTAGCGGTATCCATGTGGGTACTGAGAATGACGCCGAGGAGTGGGGCAGGGAGAGTGAACTGGCTTATGTTTTCCAGTCTGGCGCGCTTAAAGACCTGAACGTCAAATGGCGAAATTCGACACTGCGTCGAGCGTGGGGGACTAATACCAGTTTCAATGAAAACCGCCTAATCATTAACTACCCGCTTTCGTTGTTTTGA
- a CDS encoding MFS transporter, protein MSHGIPSDPHPKRQSRKAAASGWIGSALEYYDFFIYATAAALLFPQLFFPTDDPTVGIIVSLASFGVGYIARPIGAVVLGHLGDRHGRKTVLVYCMFLMGFSTMCIGLLPTYQQIGVWAPAILIILRLIQGFAVAGEVSCASSMTMEHAPDGRRGYFASFTLQGVQAGQLLAAGVFLPLAQFMPADEFASWGWRIPFLLSAVVLVVGWIIRREVHEAPVFAEARAQDKPRKLPVVEVLTESWKDVLRVICMALSAVLAILASVFGATYAVQPAYGIGFPSGLFMWIPVLGNLCAVILIPFVGKLSDRIGRRPPVIVGVLCGGLLSFGYLYAISIHNLWLSLILSLLMWGVAYQGFNGVFPSMFPELFRTRVRVTGMAIGQNIGVACTAFLPALFVSVAPPGTENIPLKIGALTFGICAICAIAAFTTRETFRIRLSELGDPDAVPMSKEEYELLREKSNPRSSTSTPNQALKNQLQ, encoded by the coding sequence ATGAGCCATGGCATCCCGAGCGATCCACACCCCAAGCGTCAGTCAAGGAAGGCCGCAGCTAGCGGCTGGATCGGCTCGGCGTTGGAGTACTACGACTTTTTCATTTATGCGACTGCCGCTGCCCTGCTTTTCCCGCAACTGTTTTTTCCAACGGACGATCCAACCGTAGGAATCATCGTTTCACTCGCTAGCTTCGGCGTTGGGTATATCGCACGACCTATAGGAGCAGTGGTGCTAGGGCACTTGGGTGACCGCCATGGCCGCAAGACAGTATTGGTCTACTGCATGTTCTTGATGGGCTTCTCGACCATGTGCATTGGCTTACTCCCGACCTACCAGCAGATCGGCGTGTGGGCTCCCGCAATACTGATTATCTTGCGTCTGATCCAAGGGTTCGCGGTTGCCGGTGAAGTGTCTTGCGCAAGCTCTATGACCATGGAGCATGCACCTGACGGGCGCCGTGGTTACTTCGCAAGCTTTACCCTTCAAGGCGTGCAAGCTGGGCAACTGCTCGCGGCGGGGGTTTTCCTGCCACTCGCCCAATTCATGCCTGCGGATGAGTTTGCGTCATGGGGCTGGCGAATTCCCTTCTTGCTCAGCGCTGTGGTGCTTGTGGTCGGATGGATCATCCGCCGCGAAGTACATGAGGCCCCAGTCTTCGCTGAGGCGCGAGCACAGGACAAACCTCGTAAATTGCCAGTAGTCGAGGTACTCACCGAAAGCTGGAAGGATGTGTTGCGCGTCATCTGCATGGCACTCTCTGCAGTACTTGCAATCCTCGCCTCCGTGTTCGGCGCCACCTATGCAGTCCAGCCTGCTTACGGTATTGGTTTTCCCTCCGGCTTGTTCATGTGGATTCCTGTCCTGGGCAATTTGTGCGCTGTGATACTTATCCCATTCGTCGGTAAACTCTCTGACAGAATTGGCCGTCGCCCCCCGGTGATCGTGGGCGTGCTCTGCGGCGGTCTCTTGTCGTTTGGGTACCTCTATGCAATCAGCATCCACAATCTCTGGCTGTCTCTGATTCTCTCGCTTCTCATGTGGGGCGTGGCCTACCAAGGTTTCAATGGTGTTTTCCCAAGCATGTTCCCTGAGTTGTTCCGCACACGGGTACGCGTCACTGGTATGGCCATCGGTCAAAACATCGGCGTGGCATGCACTGCATTTCTGCCAGCCCTGTTCGTATCGGTTGCGCCGCCTGGCACCGAAAATATCCCTCTGAAAATTGGAGCGCTGACTTTCGGTATCTGTGCCATCTGCGCCATTGCGGCGTTTACTACCCGCGAAACGTTCCGTATTCGCCTGAGCGAACTGGGTGACCCCGACGCTGTGCCAATGTCGAAGGAGGAGTACGAACTGCTGCGGGAAAAATCCAATCCCAGATCGAGCACTAGCACCCCGAATCAAGCGCTCAAAAATCAACTCCAGTGA
- a CDS encoding IclR family transcriptional regulator, protein MRVVKGAVDRCLEAIELLAREARWMRMSDIAGELGMEKGPAHRVLAQLVEQGWAEQDEATSQYRLTLKLALLGQRYLNGIGLPELVQPIIENVASLSHELVRLTVVCEGGLSWLASAQGAAPGLMYSPAMDQPINLYTTANGKAWLASMPDEQAVEIAIRDGLGKDQGTGKGPRAINTVERLLSDLAATRARGYGLVVEEAEAGVWAIAVPVRLIPSGIVVGTMSIAGPVLRMHPDRYEDLHALLEDAANKLGTVWPRQSSVQG, encoded by the coding sequence ATGAGAGTCGTTAAAGGTGCTGTTGATCGTTGCCTTGAGGCTATCGAGCTGCTGGCTCGTGAGGCCCGCTGGATGCGAATGTCCGATATTGCAGGTGAATTGGGGATGGAAAAGGGGCCTGCGCACCGTGTGCTTGCACAATTGGTGGAGCAAGGGTGGGCCGAGCAGGATGAGGCGACATCCCAATACCGTCTGACACTCAAATTGGCGCTTTTGGGGCAGCGTTATCTGAACGGCATCGGCTTGCCGGAGCTTGTTCAGCCGATCATTGAGAATGTAGCGTCTTTATCCCATGAGCTGGTACGCCTAACGGTCGTATGCGAGGGCGGTTTGTCCTGGCTGGCCTCGGCTCAAGGCGCTGCACCTGGGTTGATGTACTCGCCCGCCATGGATCAGCCTATCAATCTGTACACCACCGCTAATGGCAAAGCCTGGCTTGCATCTATGCCTGACGAGCAAGCTGTCGAGATTGCTATCCGCGACGGTTTGGGCAAAGACCAGGGTACAGGCAAGGGTCCTCGGGCTATCAATACTGTCGAACGCTTACTTTCCGACTTGGCGGCGACCAGAGCACGGGGCTACGGACTCGTTGTGGAAGAGGCTGAGGCCGGCGTGTGGGCAATCGCGGTTCCGGTGAGGCTCATTCCATCTGGAATTGTGGTCGGGACCATGAGTATCGCCGGTCCGGTGTTGCGCATGCATCCAGACCGCTACGAGGATTTGCATGCATTGCTCGAGGATGCTGCGAACAAGCTCGGTACGGTATGGCCTCGGCAATCCAGTGTGCAGGGATGA
- a CDS encoding sulfite exporter TauE/SafE family protein has product MMDIAVLSVFAFAAGLIDAAVGGGGLIQIPALFNVLPTAQPAALLGTNKLASVCGTAFAARSFIRKVTLDWGLIVPAALSAFVMSFAGAATVSLVPPSVMRPAVLVMIVLMAIYTFCKKDFGTLHKPTQIGRKEQCLAVLIGGAIGFYDGLFGPGTGSFLIFLFIRFFALDFLHASASAKVVNIATNLAALVFFVPSGNVLYAIALPMAACNILGALTGTWLAVRKGAGFVRGLFLILLCVLIAKLSWDLLAG; this is encoded by the coding sequence ATGATGGATATCGCTGTACTTTCTGTGTTCGCCTTTGCCGCCGGTTTGATCGATGCCGCCGTAGGCGGTGGCGGGCTTATTCAGATCCCGGCGCTGTTCAACGTGCTGCCCACCGCGCAACCGGCGGCCTTGCTGGGCACCAACAAACTGGCCTCGGTGTGCGGCACTGCCTTTGCGGCTCGCTCGTTCATCCGCAAGGTCACATTGGACTGGGGGCTGATCGTGCCCGCGGCGCTCAGTGCCTTTGTCATGTCGTTTGCCGGCGCCGCCACGGTATCGCTGGTGCCGCCCAGCGTGATGCGCCCGGCCGTGCTGGTGATGATCGTGCTGATGGCGATCTACACGTTCTGCAAAAAGGACTTCGGCACGTTGCACAAGCCCACGCAGATCGGCCGCAAGGAGCAATGCCTGGCGGTGTTGATCGGTGGGGCCATTGGTTTTTACGATGGCCTGTTCGGGCCAGGGACCGGCAGCTTTCTGATCTTTCTGTTCATTCGTTTTTTTGCCCTGGACTTCCTGCACGCTTCGGCTTCGGCCAAAGTGGTGAACATCGCCACCAACTTGGCGGCGCTGGTGTTCTTCGTGCCGTCGGGCAACGTACTGTATGCCATCGCCTTGCCCATGGCGGCCTGCAACATCCTCGGTGCATTGACCGGCACTTGGCTGGCGGTGCGCAAGGGCGCAGGTTTCGTGCGTGGGCTGTTTCTGATTTTGCTGTGCGTACTGATTGCCAAGCTGTCCTGGGATTTGCTGGCCGGTTGA
- a CDS encoding SH3 domain-containing protein produces MHYVVIERHRSEYPRPIRFAKGTLLDIGPRYEGEPGWQDWYLCSCPGQEPGWVPAQLIERFSVEKGRALDHYSAHELDADPGQLVQKVRSLNGWMWCRRHDDDEFGWLPLAKLEQLS; encoded by the coding sequence ATGCATTACGTCGTGATCGAGCGCCACCGCAGCGAATACCCAAGGCCGATTCGTTTTGCCAAGGGCACGCTGCTGGATATCGGCCCGCGCTATGAAGGCGAGCCGGGCTGGCAGGACTGGTACCTGTGTTCGTGCCCTGGGCAGGAGCCGGGGTGGGTGCCGGCGCAATTGATCGAGCGGTTCAGTGTGGAGAAAGGCAGGGCGCTTGATCACTACTCGGCCCATGAACTGGATGCCGACCCCGGGCAACTGGTGCAGAAGGTGCGCTCGCTCAATGGCTGGATGTGGTGTCGGCGCCATGACGATGATGAGTTCGGTTGGTTGCCGCTGGCAAAACTGGAGCAATTGAGTTGA
- a CDS encoding Gfo/Idh/MocA family protein — protein MKVVLLEVSHWHTPLYLDALERLPDVTVTAVSDATGSRGPALAQRFGAQLYDHWETLLENEEADFAFAFGPHDELYAMGEALIEQKVPFAMEKPCGLTQHEVLDLYQRTEANGLFVAVPLIWRHSELLNRLKQEARQSEAKWRTLAFRFNAGPPGRYLANSCSWMLEPKRSGGGCTINLAPHFVDLVEEISGEAIRSVSAVMYRDSLLTAVEIGSLMTLVTESGCICTIETGYNYPANTPEQREYSFSMSTDQFYARSTADGLRLVDASGQASDLHMSLNSDVYYDNFVTDILAPDRDVAYTGARLATMHRVMRIIEAAYESDRLGGAPITL, from the coding sequence TTGAAAGTCGTTCTCCTAGAAGTCAGCCACTGGCACACCCCGCTCTATCTCGATGCGCTTGAGCGCTTGCCTGATGTAACGGTCACGGCGGTGTCCGACGCAACGGGGTCGCGGGGTCCCGCTCTCGCCCAGCGTTTCGGAGCGCAACTTTACGATCACTGGGAAACCCTGCTGGAAAACGAGGAAGCTGATTTTGCCTTCGCCTTTGGCCCGCATGATGAGCTGTATGCCATGGGCGAGGCATTGATCGAGCAAAAGGTCCCCTTCGCGATGGAAAAGCCTTGCGGGCTAACCCAGCATGAGGTGCTGGACCTTTACCAACGCACCGAAGCCAACGGTCTGTTCGTGGCGGTGCCGTTGATATGGAGGCACAGTGAATTACTGAACCGCCTAAAACAAGAAGCCAGGCAGAGTGAAGCCAAGTGGAGAACCCTGGCGTTTCGATTCAACGCTGGCCCGCCTGGACGCTACCTGGCTAACAGTTGCTCTTGGATGCTTGAGCCAAAACGATCGGGGGGCGGATGCACGATCAATCTCGCCCCTCATTTCGTCGATCTGGTTGAGGAAATCTCCGGAGAGGCGATTCGCAGCGTGTCGGCAGTGATGTATCGCGATTCGTTACTGACAGCAGTAGAGATCGGCTCGTTGATGACTTTGGTGACCGAGAGTGGCTGCATCTGCACTATCGAAACGGGGTACAATTATCCCGCCAATACACCCGAGCAGCGGGAGTATTCATTTTCAATGTCAACTGATCAGTTCTATGCGCGCTCTACCGCTGACGGCTTGCGACTGGTCGACGCGTCCGGGCAGGCAAGTGACCTGCACATGAGCTTGAACTCTGACGTGTATTACGACAACTTCGTAACCGACATCCTCGCGCCTGACCGAGACGTTGCTTATACAGGCGCCAGGTTAGCAACCATGCACCGCGTCATGCGCATCATCGAGGCGGCCTATGAGTCAGATCGCCTGGGTGGCGCCCCCATCACCCTATAA
- a CDS encoding fumarylacetoacetate hydrolase family protein, translated as MRLVRFGLPGQELPGILDAQGQVRDLTGIVDDIDAAALSPSSIEKLRGVDIERLPFAPAGSRLGPCVGSVPNLICIGLNYSDHAAETNTPIPSQPVVFNKHTGSISGANDPVILPGDAKKLDWEVELAIVIGSPAWHVEESKALDHIAGYCLANDVSERAYQLEYEGQWTKGKSSFSFAPLGPWLVTRDEIADPQNLDLWLEVNGKRYQNGNTRTMIFSVAHIVSYLSRFMPLMPGDVIITGTPPGVGLGQKPNVFLKAGDVMRVGGTGLGEQSQAVVPYVAEMGAAWVAGRHPNVD; from the coding sequence ATGCGCTTGGTTCGTTTCGGTTTGCCTGGACAAGAACTGCCTGGAATTTTGGATGCTCAAGGACAGGTCAGGGATCTCACTGGCATTGTCGATGACATCGATGCAGCGGCGCTGTCGCCGTCCAGCATCGAGAAGCTGCGCGGTGTCGACATTGAGCGTCTGCCGTTCGCGCCTGCTGGATCGCGTCTGGGGCCGTGTGTGGGCAGTGTGCCGAACCTGATCTGCATCGGCCTCAATTATTCTGACCACGCCGCCGAGACCAACACGCCTATTCCGAGCCAGCCTGTTGTATTCAATAAACACACAGGCTCTATCAGCGGTGCAAACGACCCTGTGATTCTGCCGGGTGATGCGAAGAAGCTCGACTGGGAAGTTGAACTGGCCATCGTGATTGGTTCACCCGCCTGGCACGTAGAAGAAAGCAAGGCGCTGGATCATATCGCCGGATACTGCCTGGCTAACGATGTCTCCGAACGCGCCTATCAGCTTGAGTACGAAGGGCAATGGACCAAGGGTAAGAGCAGCTTTTCCTTCGCGCCACTTGGCCCTTGGTTGGTGACTCGCGATGAAATCGCCGATCCGCAGAACCTCGACCTCTGGCTGGAAGTGAACGGCAAGCGTTATCAGAACGGTAACACTCGGACCATGATTTTCAGTGTCGCGCACATCGTTTCTTACCTGAGCCGTTTCATGCCGCTCATGCCGGGTGATGTGATTATCACCGGGACACCACCAGGTGTTGGGCTTGGACAGAAACCAAATGTGTTTCTCAAGGCGGGTGACGTCATGCGCGTAGGGGGCACAGGGCTGGGCGAACAGTCTCAGGCGGTAGTGCCGTATGTAGCGGAAATGGGAGCTGCCTGGGTTGCGGGCCGTCATCCAAATGTTGATTAA
- a CDS encoding 2-keto-4-pentenoate hydratase, whose amino-acid sequence MDKFSQSADAPESILLQAAAHLVNARQTGNKLDALPCNEISLSLEQGFEIQQHVGVLAGKKVGGWKCALPKPGKWIVAPIYTDSIVSCDQYSLGSATSKVRIEPELACVLGAGLPARAAPYTADDITRSISQVHLALEVIDSRYTDPQKVTFEQLLADGLFNQGLVLGARAVSLTSNNLPTHLDVTLSHPGGEPVSVAGTHPDHDPVAPIVWLANFLSARGIDLQAGQVVITGSYAGVLEVPTHQPLDIQFGEAGSLSVFFSTLEE is encoded by the coding sequence ATGGATAAGTTCAGTCAATCAGCCGATGCGCCTGAATCCATCCTTCTGCAAGCCGCCGCGCACCTCGTGAACGCACGCCAAACGGGTAATAAATTAGATGCCCTGCCATGCAATGAGATTTCACTGAGCCTAGAGCAAGGCTTCGAGATACAGCAGCATGTCGGTGTGCTGGCCGGGAAAAAAGTGGGCGGATGGAAATGCGCATTGCCCAAGCCCGGCAAGTGGATAGTCGCGCCTATCTACACCGATAGCATCGTGAGCTGCGACCAATACTCCCTGGGCTCCGCAACTTCCAAGGTGCGAATCGAACCTGAGCTTGCATGCGTGTTAGGGGCCGGCCTTCCTGCCCGCGCGGCGCCTTACACGGCCGACGACATAACGCGCTCTATCAGCCAGGTACACCTTGCGCTGGAGGTGATCGACAGTCGGTACACCGATCCGCAAAAAGTTACGTTTGAGCAGTTGCTGGCTGACGGGTTGTTCAACCAGGGGCTAGTCCTGGGGGCACGTGCCGTTTCACTAACCTCGAACAATTTGCCCACTCACCTTGATGTAACGCTTAGTCATCCGGGTGGCGAGCCTGTGAGCGTTGCCGGCACTCACCCGGATCATGACCCCGTCGCACCGATCGTCTGGCTTGCAAATTTTCTTTCTGCACGGGGCATTGATCTGCAAGCGGGTCAGGTCGTGATCACCGGCTCCTATGCAGGGGTACTCGAAGTTCCCACTCACCAGCCGCTGGACATCCAGTTCGGCGAGGCAGGTTCACTGTCTGTCTTTTTTTCAACGCTTGAGGAGTAA
- a CDS encoding LysR family transcriptional regulator, with translation MALDMLREIQAFVSVAHKRSFVAAARALGRSPSAVTRAVQTLEDNAGSKLLNRNANAVTLTEAGERLLPHAERLLDVQRDAVDELAALSGSAQGWIRFAVPQLLGEHVLPRVLAEFSQRHPQVTLDVQYSDAALDPLLDKFDFVVRGAFPQSSELIGYPLWGYQRHLYASPAYLASAGNPQHPEDLEHHALILHTAPRILKAWHFCRDGQITSLRPTPRLRLGSGDAVYHSTLAGAGIARLAAWVGEAQVKAGRLVRVCAQYRLTSSTGQDPQMHALYPAGELPARVRELLQALRRAGLSA, from the coding sequence ATGGCCTTGGACATGCTGCGGGAGATTCAGGCGTTCGTCAGTGTCGCCCACAAGCGCAGCTTCGTCGCTGCGGCACGCGCCCTAGGGCGTTCACCCAGCGCGGTAACCCGAGCGGTGCAAACGTTGGAGGACAACGCCGGCAGTAAACTGCTCAACCGCAACGCCAACGCGGTGACCCTGACCGAAGCTGGCGAGCGCCTGCTCCCCCATGCCGAGCGCTTGCTGGATGTGCAACGTGATGCAGTCGACGAGTTGGCCGCGCTAAGCGGTAGCGCCCAAGGCTGGATCCGTTTCGCCGTGCCGCAATTGCTCGGTGAGCATGTGCTGCCCCGGGTGCTCGCCGAGTTTTCCCAGCGTCATCCACAGGTGACCCTGGACGTGCAGTACAGCGATGCCGCCCTGGACCCGCTGCTGGACAAGTTCGACTTCGTGGTGCGCGGCGCCTTTCCGCAATCCAGCGAGCTGATCGGCTATCCGCTGTGGGGTTACCAACGCCATCTGTATGCAAGCCCGGCTTACCTGGCCAGCGCCGGCAACCCGCAACACCCAGAAGACCTGGAGCACCATGCACTGATTCTGCATACCGCCCCACGCATACTCAAAGCCTGGCATTTCTGCCGAGATGGCCAGATCACCAGCCTGCGCCCAACGCCACGGCTTCGGCTGGGTTCTGGCGATGCGGTGTACCACAGCACACTGGCCGGGGCCGGTATCGCCCGCCTTGCGGCCTGGGTGGGCGAAGCTCAGGTCAAAGCTGGCCGCCTGGTGCGGGTGTGCGCGCAATACCGCCTGACCTCAAGCACCGGCCAAGACCCTCAAATGCACGCGCTGTACCCGGCCGGCGAGTTGCCCGCGCGGGTTCGTGAGCTGCTGCAGGCCCTGCGCCGCGCCGGCCTGTCGGCCTAA